Sequence from the Kineosporia corallincola genome:
CCTGGCGGAGGCTGACGTGGTGCTGCTGGTGGGCACGCGTGGCAATGCGACGAACACCAATTCATGGACGGCGCCGGCCCGGACCGGCACCACCGTGATCCAGATCGACATCGAGGCCGAGCGCGCCGGCCGTAACTTCGCGGGTTCCCTGGGCCTGGCCGGCGATGCGAAAACGGTGCTGGCCCAGCTGGTGTCGGAGCTCTCCGTCGTCCACAAACAGGTTCTGGACGAACGCCGTGCCCAGGTGGCGGCGGCACGGGCGGACGCCACCCCGGCCACCGCGGGCCCCGAGCACGCGCCCGGCGTGATCTATCCGCGCAGCGTCGTCGAGGCCGTGCACGCCGCGCTCGGCGACGAGGTGACGGTGATCGGCGACCCGGGCACCCCGACCCCGAACGTGGCGGTGTTCTGGCCGGTCGCCGAGGCGGGCCGGCGCACCGTGATCCCGCGCGGGCACGGCCCGATGGGCTACGCGATCCCGGCCGCGATCGGTGTGGCCAAGGCGCTGCCCGGCCGGCCGGTGGTGTCGGTGACCGCGGACGGCAGCTTCGCGATGGCCTGCGGAGAACTGGAGACGGCGGCGCGGTTCGCCCTGCCGATCCTGTTCGTGCAGCTGACGAACAACAGCATGGGCTGGATCAAGATGCTCCAGCACCTCTACACCGGTGGCCGCTACTTCGGCGTGGACCCGGGCCCGGTGGACGCGGTGCTGGTGGCGAAGGCCAACGGCGTCGACGGCGTGAAGGTGACCTCGGCGCAGGAGCTGGAGGCCGCCCTCGCCTCGTTCGCGGCGGACCCCCGGCCGTTCTACATCGACGTCGACGTGCCGCACATGATCGACTACGCGCCTCCGGTGCCGGCCTGGGACAAGGGACTGGCAGGCAATACCGAACGCCCGGTTTACTGACGAGATGACGGTTTCCGAGGGATCTGAGCGCATCACGAGGCCGGTGCTCCGGTCGGAGACGGTGTACGGCACCCTCCGGCAGGAGATCACCGACGGCGTGCTCGCCCCCGGTACCCCCCTGGTCGAAGACGACATCGCCGAGCGGCTGGGCGTCTCCCGCACCCCGGTGCGGGAGAGCATCCAGCGCCTGGCCGCCGACGGTCTCGTCGACTCCCGCCGGCGGCGCTGGGTCGTGCACGTGTACCAGCCGGAGGAGATCAGCGAGATCTACGG
This genomic interval carries:
- a CDS encoding thiamine pyrophosphate-binding protein — translated: MSSVAPRHPRRGADVLVEALIANGVETLFGVPGDTGVVFYDALFHQRERIEHVLARDERHAAYMADAFARVTNRVGVVEVSSGGGTTYVVGGLGDAYASGIPVLLLTSDIHRSSRGTGALTEIDQVALFSAVTKWQVVVERAADMPGAVAQALRTAVSGRPGPVALIVPEDVLEEMTDAPVVTSVATLPAERVPAPGADVARAARLLENAARPAVVVGGGVHASSGYAELSQLAAVLGAGVATSIHGQGAVATTDEWWLGIVGNNGGQPGTNRYLAEADVVLLVGTRGNATNTNSWTAPARTGTTVIQIDIEAERAGRNFAGSLGLAGDAKTVLAQLVSELSVVHKQVLDERRAQVAAARADATPATAGPEHAPGVIYPRSVVEAVHAALGDEVTVIGDPGTPTPNVAVFWPVAEAGRRTVIPRGHGPMGYAIPAAIGVAKALPGRPVVSVTADGSFAMACGELETAARFALPILFVQLTNNSMGWIKMLQHLYTGGRYFGVDPGPVDAVLVAKANGVDGVKVTSAQELEAALASFAADPRPFYIDVDVPHMIDYAPPVPAWDKGLAGNTERPVY